GACAGCACCGAGGCGCTGGCCGAGGGCGTGGACCTGGTCCTCCGCCTCTTCCAGGGGGTCCTGGAGCGGGCCGGGGTCAAGCCCATTGACAGCGTCGGCCAGCCCTTCGATCCGACCGTCCACCAGGCCGTGGCGGCCGTGGAGTCCCCCGGGGTCCCGGACCAGACGGTCGTGGAGGAGGTCCAGCGGGGCTACTGGCTTCACGCGAAGGTCCTCCGCCCCGCCATGGTGAAGGTGGCCAAGGCCGCCGCCCCGGCCGGCAGCGGGCCCGAGGAACGGAACCGGTGAGCAAGCGGGACTTCTACGACATCCTCGGCATCGACCGGGACGCCACCCCCGAGCAGGTCAAGAAAGCCTACCGGAAGCTGGCCCACCAGTACCACCCCGACAAGAACCAGGGCAACAAGGAGGCCGAGGAACGCTTCAAGGAGGTCTCGGAGGCGTACGAGACGTTGAGCCAGCCCGACAAGCGGGCGGCCTACGACCGCTTCGGCCACGCCGGCGTCGGCCGGGCCGCCGAGGGGTTCTCGGACTTCGCCGACGTCGGCTTCGGCGGCCTCTTCGATGACCTCTTCGAGGGGTTCTTCGGGACGACCGGCCGCCGCCGGGGCGCCGGGCAGCGCGGCGCCGATCTCCGGTACAACCTTACCATCAGCCTGGAGGAGGCGGCGCGGGGCCTCGAAAAACAGGTGCGCATCCCCCGCATGGAGGCGTGCGGCACCTGCGGCGGGAGCGGGGCGAAGCCCGGGAGCCGACCGAGGACCTGCGGAGTCTGCAGGGGGACGGGCCAGGTCCGCTTCTCGCGCGGCTTCCTGAGCGTCAGCCAGCCGTGCCAGCAGTGCCGCGGGGAGGGGACCGTCCTGGAGGACCCGTGCCGGAGCTGCCACGGGCAGGGACGGGTGAAAGTGGAGCGGGGCCTTTCGGTGAAGATCCCCCCCGGCGTGGAGACCGGGACCCGACTGCGGGTCAGCGGCGAGGGAGAAGCCGGGGTTCGGGGGGGAGGCCGCGGGGACCTCTACGTGGTCATCCAGGTGGCGGAGCATCCCATCTTCGTCCGGGACGGGGATGACCTCCTCTGCGAGGTCCCCGTCTCCTTCACCCAGGCTGCCCTCGGCGGCGAGCTCCGGATCCCCACCCTCACCGGCTCTACCAAGCTCAGGGTCCCCCCGGGGACGCAGTCCGGGGCCGAGTTCCGGCTTCGGGGGCAAGGGATGCCGAGCCTGCGTGGGTACGGCGTGGGGGACCTCCGGGTCCGCATCCTGGTGGAGGTTCCTACCCGGCTCACCGCCCGCCAGCGGGAGCTCCTCGAGGAGTTCGCGACGCTGGAGAACGGCGACGGCACGCCCATGAGCAAGCGGTTCCTGGAGAAGGTCCGCGAGCTCCTGGGGAAGTGAGCCCCGCCCCCCGTGCCCTCCCTCCCCCGCGCTTCCTGGCTCGAGGTCACGGTCACCCTGCCGGAGCCCTGGGCCGAGCCGGCCGGGAGCGCTCTCCTGGAGTGGGGAGCCCCCGGGCTCATCGAAGAAGCCGTCGGCGAAACGGTCCGCCTCACGGCTCACCTGCCGGCTCCCCCGAGAGCGTTCGGGAGGACACTCCGGGCGTATCTGGCGGCCCTGGGCGAAGCGAGCGGCTCCCCGGGGTCCTTCGCGGTGCGCCTGGCCCGGCGGCGGGATCCCGGCTGGGCGACGCAGTGGCGGGGATTCCACCGGCCCCTCCGGTTCGGCCGGCTGGTGGTGGCTCCCTCCTGGTGCGAGGTCACGCTTCCGCCCGGGGAGGTGCTGGTCCGGGTGGACCCCGGGATGGCCTTCGGGACGGGGCAGCACCCGACGACGGCCTCCTGCCTCGAGGCGCTGGCCGCGTGGGTCGGGCCGGGCCTCCCGGTTCTCGACCTGGGGACCGGGTCCGGGCTCCTCGCCCTTGCGGCCGCGGGGCTGGGGGGCAGGCCGGTCTTCGCCCTGGACACCGACCCGGACGCCTGCGCCATCGCTGCCGCCAATTGCCGGCGAAACGGTCTCGCCGCTCCGGTCCGGATCTGCTGCGGCTCGCTCGAGGCGCTCATGCCGCGCGCGGCCTTTGCCGTCATTGTGGCCAACCTGACGGCCGCGGCGCACATGGCCCTCTTGCCGGCCCTGGCCGGGCACCTCGCCCCCGGCGGCCGGGCGGCCCTCGCGGGGATCCTCGAGGAGCAGGCGCCTGACGTCCGGCGTGCCGTCCGGGGGGCGGGCCTCGTGGTCGGGAGGGGACACCGGGCCGGCGGGTGGGTGACCCTGCACGTGACCCGGCCCTCCTGAGGCGCGCTGAGGCGCGGGGATGTCGGGGGCGCCCGGCGCGGCCTTGATTTTTGCGGACCCGTGTGTGACCATGGGCGCGCGGCCTCCCTCGCACTCGCGGAACGCCACATGGCTCTCGCGCGCCTGCTCATCGTGGATGACGAGGAGAACCTGCGGACCTCCCTCTGCCAGGCCTTCCGGATGGAGGGCTACGAGGTGACGGGGGCGGCCGACGCCCAGGAAGCCCTCGGCCTCATCCAGGAAGCCAACTTCGACGTCCTCCTCAGCGACCTCATGATGCCCGGGCTCGACGGCCTCTCCCTCCTGGAGAAGGCCCAGGTCCTGATGCCGGACGCCGTCGTCCTCCTCATGACGGGCCAGGGCACGGTGGAGTCGGCCATCCGTGCGCTGAAGGGGGGCGCCTACGACTACATCCTGAAGCCCTTCAAGCTGGAGGAGATCTTCCACGCGGTCGGCCGGGGGCTGGAGCAGCAGCGCCTTCGCCGCGAGAACCTCGCGCTGACCGAGATCAACCGCCGGCTGACCGAGATCGACCAGATCAAGTCGGACCTCCTCTCGGCGATCAGCCACGAGTTCCGAACCCCCCTCACCATCATCTACGGGTGGATGGACCTGCTCCTCTCGGGGCAGTTCGGGGTGCTCTCCGAGGGGGTCCAGGAGAGCGTGGAGGCGATCGGCCACTCGGCCCGCCGCCTGGGCCGCCTCATCGCCAACCTCCTGGCCTACGTGGAGTTCGAGCGGGAGGAGGCTGCCCTCCAGACGGAGGAGCTGGACCTCGGCGAGATCCTCCGCGCGGTGGCGGACCAGCTCTCGAGCGAGTACGCCGAGAAGCGGGTCCGGGTCGAGTTCCTGGGGGAGCTGCCGGGGGCGTCGCTCCGGGCGGACCCCGAGAAGCTCTCGCTCCTCTTCAGCAACCTGGTGGAGAACGCCATCAAGTTCAACCGGGCGGGGGAGCGGGTCCTGCTGGAGGCGACGTCGGCGAACGGGGTCGCCACGGTGGCCATCACCAACACCCACGGCCGGATCCCCCAGGAGCGGCTGGCGCGCCTCTTCGAGCCCTTCACCCAGGGGGACATGACCCTCACCCGCGCGGCGGGGGGGCTCGGGTTGGGCCTGTCGGTGGCCCGGGCGATCGTGCAGGCCCACGGCGGCAGCATCGCCGTGCGCCAGGCCGAGCCCCAGGGGACCACCGTGAGCGTCGCCCTCCCCCTCGGCGCTCCCCCGGCGGCGGGGGAGCCGGTGTGAGCGGACGGCCCCGCCTCTTCCTCGTGGACGGCTCCTCCTACGTCTATCGCGCCTTCCACGCCCTCCCCCCCCTCACCGGCCCCGGCGGGCATCCCACCAACGCGACCTACGGGTTCACCGCCATGCTCCTGAAGCTCCTGCGGGAGCAGGCGCCGGAGTACGCGGGGGTCGTCTTCGACACCGAGGGGCCGACCGAGCGCCACCGGGCCTTCGAGGCCTACAAGGCTCAGCGCCCCCCCATGCCCGAGGCCCTGGCGGCCCAGCTCCCGGACATCCACCGGGTGGTGGCGGGGTTCCGCCTCCCCCTGCTGGCGGAGCCGGGGCAGGAGGCGGATGACCTGCTGGGGACGCTGGCCGTCCGGGCGGAAAAGACCGGCTTCGACGTCGTCCTGGTCACGGGGGACAAGGACATGTGCCAGGTGGTCGGTCCCGCCGTCCGCCTCTACGACAGCATGCGCGACCGCTGGATCACCGAGGCGGAGGTCCGGGAGCGGTTCGGGGTCGCTCCGCCCGCCGTCCCGGATGTCCTGGGCTTGATGGGGGACAGCGTGGACAACATCCCGGGGGTCCCCGGGGTGGGGGAGAAGACGGCGAAGCAGCTCATCGCCGAGTTCGGCTCCCTCGAGAACCTCCTCGGCAGGCTGGAGGAGGTGAAGCGGCCGCGCCTGCGGGAGGCCCTGGCGGCCCACGCCGAGCAGGCCCGCCTGAGCCGGGCCCTCGCCACGATCCGGACGGACCTGCCGGTCCCGTTCCACCCCGAGGCCTTCCGCCGCCTGCCGCCCGACCTGCCGGCCCTGGGCGAGCTGTTCCGGGCCCTGGGGTTCACCCGCCTGCTCGACGCCATCTCCCAGGGCGAGCTCCCGGGCCTGCCGGCCGGGGCGGCGCCGTGAGGCTCGGGACCCTCAACCTCTACGAGAACGCCCTCCTCTTCGGCCACGACGCCTCCCCGCACCTGGTGGCCTTCGAGCGGAGCGGGGAGGCGGAGATCTGCTGCTATGCCCGGGAAGGGGGGCGCCTCGTCAGCCGCCGCGTCCCGCTTCGGCCGTTCCTCCTCCTCGGGAGCACCGACCTGCTCAAGGGCTACGGCGGCGGCGTGGAGGTGGAGGCCCTGACGGGGGAGGCTCCCCTCCGTTACCTGGCCCGCGTCCCCGGGTGGGGGGACCTGCAGAAGCTCCGGGCCCACGTGCAGAAGCTCTCGGGGAAGACGCCCGCCGCCCCCGACGCCCCCTACCGCGTGTTCAACGATCCCGTCCACCAGTACCTGCTCCTCTCGGGGCAGACCCACTTCCTCCGCTTGGCGTTCGAGGACCTCACCCGGCTGCAGCTCGACATCGAGACCTACTGCGCGCCCGGGTTCGACTTCCCCAACGCCGAGCGGGAGACGGACCGGATCACCGTCATCGCGCTCAGGGACAGCACCGGCTGGGAGCGCGTCCTGTCGGGTCGGGACCTGGACGAGCCGACCATGCTCCAAGAGGTCACCCGGGAGATCCAGGCGCGCGATCCGGATATCCTCGAGGGGCACAACCTGTTCCGCTTCGACCTCCCCTACCTGGAGGCCCGCGCGAAGCGCCACCGCCTGCCGCTCCGGTGGGGGCGGGACGGGAGCGCGCTCGCCGGGCACCCGTCCCGGCTGCAGGTGGCGGAGCGGACCATCACCTATACCAAGTACGAGGTCTTCGGCCGGCACATCGTGGACACCTGGATGCTGGCCAACTTCTACGACGTGGCGGCGCGGGAGCTGGAGGGGTACGGGCTGAAGGAGGTGGCGCGGCACTTCGGCCTGACCGCGCCCGACCGGGTCACCATCCCGGCCCACCGGGCCTCCTGGTACTTTGACCACGAGCCGGAGACGCTCTGCCGGTACGCCCTGGACGATGTCCGGGAGACGGCCGGGCTCGCCGCGCTGCTGAGCCGGTCCTACTTCGTCCAGGCCCAGATCTTCCCCTTCAGTTATCAGAACGTCATCCTGCGGGGGACGGCCACCAAGATCGACGCACTCCTGATCCGGGAGTACCTGCGGCAGCGCCGGGCCATCCCGCTCCCCGGCCCCGCGGAGCCCTTCGCGGGGGGGTACACGGCCGTCAAGTACGTGGGGGTGGCGCGCTCGGTCCTGCACTGCGACGTGGCCTCCCTCTACCCGTCCCTGATGCTGAAGGACGGCCTCTTCCCCCGGAGCGACACGCTGGGGGTCTTCCCCGCCCTCCTGAAGGATCTGCGAGCCTTCCGCCTCCAGGCGAAGGCGGCAGCCCGGGCCGCGCCCACGGAGCGGGAGCGGCAGGGGACCGAGGCCCTCCAGGCCACCTTCAAGGTGTTGATCAATTCCTTCTACGGCTACCTCGGTTTCTCGATGGCCCACTTCAACGACTTCGAGCAGGCCCGGCGCGTGGCGGCGGCGGGGCGGGAGCTGATCCGACACGTCGTCGCGTGGCTCGAGGAGCGGGGCTGCCAGGTGATCGAGGTGGACACGGACGGCCTCTACTTCATGCCTCCTCCCACCGTCCAGGGGGCCGACGCGGAGGCGGCGCTGGTGGAGGAGCTCACGCGGACCCTCCCCGCGGGGATCACCCTGGAGTTCGACGGCCGCTACCCGGCCATGTTTTCCTACAAGATGAAGAACTACGCCCTCCTGGACGAGGCGGGGCGCCTCATCATCCGGGGCTCCGGCCTCCGCTCCCGGGGTCTCGAATTATTCCAGCGGCGGTGGATGGAGGAGATGTTCCGGCTGGCCCTGCGGGGGGAGCGGGAGCAGGTCCCCGCCCTCCTGGAGCGCTACCGCGCCGCCTTCCGCAACCACGAGTTCGACGTCGAGATGTTCATGAAGACCGAGACCTTGCAGGAGTCCCTGGAGAGCTACCGGGAGAAGGTCCGCCAGAAGAAGCGCAACCCGGCTGCCGCCTACGAGCTGGCCCTCAAGGCCGATCGCCCCTACCAGCCGGGGGATCAGATCTCGTATTACGTGACCGGGCGTGGCCGGAAGGTGAAGGTGCACGAGCACGGGAAGCTGGCAGCGGAGTGGGATCCCGCCCACCCGGACGAGAACGTGGAGTACTACATCGGGAAGCTGGAGGAGCTGCACGCGAAGTTTCTCCCGTTCCTCGAGGGGGGCGGGCCGGTGGCGCCGGAGGAGAGGGGACCGGAGGAGAGGGGAGATGAGGGCGAGGAGGAGGTCTGAGGCATGCTGGTGGTGGGCCTCACCGGGGGCATTGCCAGCGGGAAGAGCACCGTCGCCCGGATGCTCGCGGAGCGGGGGGCGACGATCCTGGATGCGGACGCGCTGGTCCGCGAATTGCACGCTCCCGGAACCGAGGTCCACCGCGCCATCCTGGACGCCTTCGGCCCGGAGATCCTCGCTCCCGACGGGACGCTGGACCGCCAGAAGCTCGCCGCCCGCATCTTCGCCGATCCGGAGGCCCGTCGCACCCTCGAGGCCATCGTCCACCCGGCGCTCGTGGCCGAGATCAGACGCCGCGTGGACGCGCTCCGGCGGGAGGGGCGGACCCGCCTCTGCGTCCTCGAGGCGGCCCTCCTCGTGGAGGGGGGACGGCGCGGGATCGTGGACCGGCTGGTGGTGGTCACGGCCCCCGAGGAGGAACAAGTGGCTCGCCTCCGGGCGAAGGTGGGGCTCAGCGAGGAGGAGGCCAGGCGGCGGCTCCGGGCCCAGCTCCCCTCGGCGGTCAAGGCCGGCCAGGCGGACCATGTCCTCGTGAACGACGGCGACCTGGCGAGGCTGGCTGGCCGGGTGGCGGAACTGGCCGAGGTGCTCCTCCGGGAGGCCACGGCGGGGCAAAAAACCCCTTGACATGCTGGGTGGGGCTTCCTATACTGCGACCGGAGTTGATCCGCCCAAGCCTGTCACCTCCGCGGGCATTCCGGAAGGACACCATCCCAGTATCCCCTGCGAGTTCTGCCACGACGGTCGAACTACAAGCCCTGGTGGTGGCCTAGCCTGAAACGCGTGCGATGCCGAGCAACCCCGCAACCGCGAGCTGTGGACGGCGGCTCCCTCCCCATAGAGTTTGACCCGTACCCCTGCCCCGCCCCGGCTGCCGGTTGTGGCGCCGGGACACGCGGGCGCACCCCGACCCGGATGGGGCCCCCCAGCACAGAGGACACCCGCGCATGACCCCAGATCGTGAAGAAGCCGTCAAGGACGCCCCGCGCCCCGAGGCCCCGCGCCCCGACGCCCCGCGCCCTGACCTGATGAACATCGCCGACCTGAAGGACAAGACCATCTCGGAGCTCAACGCCCTCGCGCGCCAGTTCGGGGTGATCGGGGCCAGCGGCCTCCGGAAGCAGGAGCTGATCTTCAAGATCCTGGAGGCCCAGACCGAGAAGAACGGCCTCATCTTCGCCGAGGGGGTCCTGGAGATCCTCCCGGACGGCTTCGGCTTCCTCCGGTCCCCCGACTACAACTACCTCCCCGGCCCGGATGATATCTACGTCTCCCCCTCCCAGATCCGGCGGTTCGACCTCCGGACGGGCGACACGGTCTCCGGGCAGGTCCGCCCGCCGAAGGAGGGGGAGCGCTACTTCGCCCTCCTGAAGGTCGAGGCGGTCAACTTCGAGAGCCCGGAGTTGATCAAGGAGAAGATCCTCTTCGACAACCTGACCCCGCTCTTCCCCAACCAGCGCTTCAAGCTGGAAACCACGCCCGAGGAGATCAACATGCGGGTGATGGACCTGGTCACTCCCCTCGGGAAGGGGCAGCGGGGGCTCATCGTGGCGCAACCCCGGACCGGGAAGACCATCCTCCTCCAGAAGATCGCCGGCTCCATCACCAAGAACCATCCGGAGTGCATTCTGATTGTTCTGCTCATCGACGAGCGGCCCGAGGAGGTCACGGAGATGCAGCGGACCGTCAAGGGGGAGGTGGTCTCCTCCACCTTCGACGAGCCGGCGACGCGCCACGTCCAGGTGGCGGAGATGGTGCTGGAGAAGGCGAAGCGCCTCGTCGAGCACAAGCGGGACGTGGTCATCCTCCTCGACTCCATCACCCGCCTGGCCCGGGCCTACAACACCATCGTCCCCCCCTCGGGGAAGGTCCTGTCGGGCGGCGTGGACAGCAACGCGCTCCAGCGGCCGAAGCGCTTCTTCGGCGCCGCGCGGAATATCGAGGAGGGGGGGTCCCTCACCATCATGGCCACCGCCCTCATCGACACCGGCAGCCGGATGGACGACGTCATCTTCGAGGAGTTCAAGGGGACGGGAAACATGGAGCTCCACCTGGACCGGCGTCTGGTGGACAAGCGGGTCTTCCCGGCCATCGACATCTTCCGGTCCGGCACCCGGAAAGAGGAACTCCTGCTGACCCAGGAGGAGTTGAACCGGATGTGGGTCCTGCGGAAGGTCCTCTCCACCATGGGGGTGGTCGAGGCGATGGAGCTGTTGCTGGAGAAGCTCCGGGAGGCGAAGACCAACCTGGACTTCCTGCACGCCATGAACGCCTGACGCGCATCCTGCTGGACGCGCAGGGCAGCCCACCCGCGGCTGCCTTTTTTGTTGTGGGGGTCCGGAGGCTTCCCTATACTAGGCATTTGCGACGGCCGGGGCGCGTCCCGGCCCCGGAAAGGAGCGAGCGATGAAGGCGGAGATCCACCCCCAGTACGGCCCCTGCACCATCGTCTGTGCCTGCGGGGAGGTGTTTCACAGCCGCTCCACGGTGCCCCAGATCCGGGTGGACATCTGCTCCAAGTGCCACCCCTTCTTCACCGGGAGGCAGAAGCTGATCGACACCGAGGGCCGGGTGGAGCGGTTCCAGCGGAAGTACCGGGGGAAGAAGGCGGCTCCCGCGGCGGAGTGACCCCCGGGGGGCCCGCGCCCCGGCCTCCGGAGGGTGTCCCATGACCAGGTGGCTGGCCAAGCTCGAGGAGATCGAAGCCCGCTACGAGGCCCTCACGGCCCGGCTGGGGGAGACGGCGGCGCTGCAGGACCCGTCCGC
This DNA window, taken from Candidatus Methylomirabilis sp., encodes the following:
- the dnaJ gene encoding molecular chaperone DnaJ, which produces MSKRDFYDILGIDRDATPEQVKKAYRKLAHQYHPDKNQGNKEAEERFKEVSEAYETLSQPDKRAAYDRFGHAGVGRAAEGFSDFADVGFGGLFDDLFEGFFGTTGRRRGAGQRGADLRYNLTISLEEAARGLEKQVRIPRMEACGTCGGSGAKPGSRPRTCGVCRGTGQVRFSRGFLSVSQPCQQCRGEGTVLEDPCRSCHGQGRVKVERGLSVKIPPGVETGTRLRVSGEGEAGVRGGGRGDLYVVIQVAEHPIFVRDGDDLLCEVPVSFTQAALGGELRIPTLTGSTKLRVPPGTQSGAEFRLRGQGMPSLRGYGVGDLRVRILVEVPTRLTARQRELLEEFATLENGDGTPMSKRFLEKVRELLGK
- a CDS encoding 50S ribosomal protein L11 methyltransferase, whose amino-acid sequence is MPSLPRASWLEVTVTLPEPWAEPAGSALLEWGAPGLIEEAVGETVRLTAHLPAPPRAFGRTLRAYLAALGEASGSPGSFAVRLARRRDPGWATQWRGFHRPLRFGRLVVAPSWCEVTLPPGEVLVRVDPGMAFGTGQHPTTASCLEALAAWVGPGLPVLDLGTGSGLLALAAAGLGGRPVFALDTDPDACAIAAANCRRNGLAAPVRICCGSLEALMPRAAFAVIVANLTAAAHMALLPALAGHLAPGGRAALAGILEEQAPDVRRAVRGAGLVVGRGHRAGGWVTLHVTRPS
- a CDS encoding hybrid sensor histidine kinase/response regulator; protein product: MALARLLIVDDEENLRTSLCQAFRMEGYEVTGAADAQEALGLIQEANFDVLLSDLMMPGLDGLSLLEKAQVLMPDAVVLLMTGQGTVESAIRALKGGAYDYILKPFKLEEIFHAVGRGLEQQRLRRENLALTEINRRLTEIDQIKSDLLSAISHEFRTPLTIIYGWMDLLLSGQFGVLSEGVQESVEAIGHSARRLGRLIANLLAYVEFEREEAALQTEELDLGEILRAVADQLSSEYAEKRVRVEFLGELPGASLRADPEKLSLLFSNLVENAIKFNRAGERVLLEATSANGVATVAITNTHGRIPQERLARLFEPFTQGDMTLTRAAGGLGLGLSVARAIVQAHGGSIAVRQAEPQGTTVSVALPLGAPPAAGEPV
- a CDS encoding 5'-3' exonuclease H3TH domain-containing protein, with the translated sequence MSGRPRLFLVDGSSYVYRAFHALPPLTGPGGHPTNATYGFTAMLLKLLREQAPEYAGVVFDTEGPTERHRAFEAYKAQRPPMPEALAAQLPDIHRVVAGFRLPLLAEPGQEADDLLGTLAVRAEKTGFDVVLVTGDKDMCQVVGPAVRLYDSMRDRWITEAEVRERFGVAPPAVPDVLGLMGDSVDNIPGVPGVGEKTAKQLIAEFGSLENLLGRLEEVKRPRLREALAAHAEQARLSRALATIRTDLPVPFHPEAFRRLPPDLPALGELFRALGFTRLLDAISQGELPGLPAGAAP
- a CDS encoding DNA polymerase domain-containing protein yields the protein MRLGTLNLYENALLFGHDASPHLVAFERSGEAEICCYAREGGRLVSRRVPLRPFLLLGSTDLLKGYGGGVEVEALTGEAPLRYLARVPGWGDLQKLRAHVQKLSGKTPAAPDAPYRVFNDPVHQYLLLSGQTHFLRLAFEDLTRLQLDIETYCAPGFDFPNAERETDRITVIALRDSTGWERVLSGRDLDEPTMLQEVTREIQARDPDILEGHNLFRFDLPYLEARAKRHRLPLRWGRDGSALAGHPSRLQVAERTITYTKYEVFGRHIVDTWMLANFYDVAARELEGYGLKEVARHFGLTAPDRVTIPAHRASWYFDHEPETLCRYALDDVRETAGLAALLSRSYFVQAQIFPFSYQNVILRGTATKIDALLIREYLRQRRAIPLPGPAEPFAGGYTAVKYVGVARSVLHCDVASLYPSLMLKDGLFPRSDTLGVFPALLKDLRAFRLQAKAAARAAPTERERQGTEALQATFKVLINSFYGYLGFSMAHFNDFEQARRVAAAGRELIRHVVAWLEERGCQVIEVDTDGLYFMPPPTVQGADAEAALVEELTRTLPAGITLEFDGRYPAMFSYKMKNYALLDEAGRLIIRGSGLRSRGLELFQRRWMEEMFRLALRGEREQVPALLERYRAAFRNHEFDVEMFMKTETLQESLESYREKVRQKKRNPAAAYELALKADRPYQPGDQISYYVTGRGRKVKVHEHGKLAAEWDPAHPDENVEYYIGKLEELHAKFLPFLEGGGPVAPEERGPEERGDEGEEEV
- the coaE gene encoding dephospho-CoA kinase (Dephospho-CoA kinase (CoaE) performs the final step in coenzyme A biosynthesis.) codes for the protein MLVVGLTGGIASGKSTVARMLAERGATILDADALVRELHAPGTEVHRAILDAFGPEILAPDGTLDRQKLAARIFADPEARRTLEAIVHPALVAEIRRRVDALRREGRTRLCVLEAALLVEGGRRGIVDRLVVVTAPEEEQVARLRAKVGLSEEEARRRLRAQLPSAVKAGQADHVLVNDGDLARLAGRVAELAEVLLREATAGQKTP
- the rho gene encoding transcription termination factor Rho codes for the protein MNIADLKDKTISELNALARQFGVIGASGLRKQELIFKILEAQTEKNGLIFAEGVLEILPDGFGFLRSPDYNYLPGPDDIYVSPSQIRRFDLRTGDTVSGQVRPPKEGERYFALLKVEAVNFESPELIKEKILFDNLTPLFPNQRFKLETTPEEINMRVMDLVTPLGKGQRGLIVAQPRTGKTILLQKIAGSITKNHPECILIVLLIDERPEEVTEMQRTVKGEVVSSTFDEPATRHVQVAEMVLEKAKRLVEHKRDVVILLDSITRLARAYNTIVPPSGKVLSGGVDSNALQRPKRFFGAARNIEEGGSLTIMATALIDTGSRMDDVIFEEFKGTGNMELHLDRRLVDKRVFPAIDIFRSGTRKEELLLTQEELNRMWVLRKVLSTMGVVEAMELLLEKLREAKTNLDFLHAMNA
- the rpmE gene encoding 50S ribosomal protein L31, whose amino-acid sequence is MKAEIHPQYGPCTIVCACGEVFHSRSTVPQIRVDICSKCHPFFTGRQKLIDTEGRVERFQRKYRGKKAAPAAE